GAAGGCGGTATAGAGCATCCCCAGCGAGTTGGGGAAGGCGATCCGCTTGACGATCTCGAAGTCGTTGCCTTTGGCCCGGGCCACGGTCAGGGTGTCCCATTCGCCGACGGCGTCGATGGTCAGGACGGCGGCGTCCTCGAAGGGCGAGGGGTAGAAGGCCGAGGCGATGTGCGCGGCATGGTGGGTCGTGAACAGGACTTTCAGGTCGGGCCGGCCGATCTTCTCCCGAAAGGTCTCCTTGATGAACAGCCTCTGCTTGGCCCACAACGGCACGGCTTTGATATAGCTGCGGAAGCCGCGGGGGGCGAACTGGAAGAAAGTGGAGAAGAGGCGGTCGAACTTCTGCAGGGGCTTCTCATAGAAGACGGCATAGTCCAAGTCCTCGGCCTTCGTCCCGGTGTAGGCCAAGCCGGCGGCCAGGGCTTTTTCGGGGAAGCCCGGATCGTGCTTTTTGCGCGAGAAGCGCTCTTCCTGCGCGGCGAAGATCACCCGGCCGTCCTTGACCAGGCAGACCGCGCTGTCGTGGTAAAAAGCTGAAACACCGAGGATAAGCATCCCATCTGTATAGCCAAAAACGCTCCGTTTGGCAAGCCCCCCGTCGATTGACGGGCGGGCGCGTTTGGGCTAAACTACGGCCCATGTCCGAGACCGTAAAAGCCAAGTCGCATCTCTTTTTATTTCAATTTCTTACGCCTCTTTTTGTCATTTTTGTCCTGGCTCTTCTGGCCGAGATCGGGCTCCGTCTGGCCGGGTACAATCCCCTCAAACCGCTTCATCAGGGAGACGGATCGCACGCTTACTATCTCCGTCAGTCGGATGACTCCGCTCTGCGCTATGAGCTCAACCCCGGCTTCCGCGGCAGGCTTTTCCAGGCCGGGATCGGGATGCGGATCAACGCCTTGGGGATGCGGGGGCGGGAGATCGGGCCGGATAAGGACGGCAAGTTCCGCATCGCCCTTCTGGGCGACTCGATCACCTTCGCCAAGGACTTGGAGGAGCGCGAGATCTTCCCCGTTCGGCTGGAGAACAGGCTGTTGGAGACGAACCCTTCGGTCGAAGTCCTGAATATGGGCGTGGAAGGCTACGACACGCTCGAGGAAGTCGAACATCTGAAGCGGGCCGGGCTCGCGCTCAAGCCCGATATCGTCGTCGTCGATTTCTGCCTAAACGATATCGGCATCACGCACGCCGACATCAGCTATCTCAATTTCTACCTGCGGCCTCGCCTGCCGCTTTGGACCCGATCGCGGCTGGCGGTCTGGGTCGCCTCCAAGGTCAGGCGCGTCCAGCTCCAACAGCGCATGCAGAAGGAGCTCCTGACCCTAGACGGATTCGCGGAGCATGAACAGGGGCTTTATCCCCAAGTTCCGACGGACGACTTCCTGGAATCCCAGTTTCGGCTGATCGACGAGTCCCAGCGCCTCTTCGATGCCTCCGGCCCGGAAGCCCATCGGCGGGCCGTGGCCGAAAAATCGGGCAGCCTGTGGCTCAATCAGTACCGCTCGCTCCACAACCTCGGCAAGATCCGTTTTTCCTTCGGCGAGCTGAAAGCCTTGGCGGAAAAGGGCCGTTTCAAAGTCCTGGTGGCGATCCTCCCGTTTTTCTACCGGGTCGACGGCCGCTACATCGAAGGGCCGGCCCACGCCATTATCCGGCGCGAGGCGGAACGGGCCGGGTTCAAGGCCGTGGACCTCTACGACACGTTCGCGGCTGAAGGCCTGGAGTCGATGACCACCGACAGCGTCCATCTAAATGAAAAAGGGCATGCCGTCATGGCCAAGGCCCTAGCGGAGGCTCTGCGGGACTGGCTCCCCGCGGCCGTACCGCCGGGCCGCTGAAGCCCGATTGGAGACGACCGCCGCGATGATCCGCATCACGCCTGACGCCAAGGCCTATGTCCTGGAGCGGTTATCCGGGAGGGGAGGCGTCTGCGTCCACATCGAAGAAGGCGACCTCGAGGTCCTGTCCATCGACATCTACTCCTTCCAGCCGCCGACCCATCCCGAGTTCCACCTAGGCTGGTGGAGCTACCGGCTGGGCCCCGGCGATCACGTCTTGGAGATCGCCTTCGACTTCGCTTCCATCCACGAGCGATCCGTCCGCGTCTTCATGGGCGGCGCCGAGCTCACCCCCGAAGGGATGTGGTTCAATCCGGACTACCGGGTGACTCCGCTGCAGGACCTGCGCTTCGCCTTCTGGCGGGGGCCTGAGCTGGCCCATCTCTGGCGGCATCTGGTCAAGGTCAAGGATCCCGGCGTCCTGACCCGCTTCGCCTCCCGCCAGTTCGATCAGGAGCTTTATTCCCCCCGCGACACTTTTCTCGACCAGCTTTATCACTTCAAGCTGGGCATCCTGCGCCGCTGGTTCAAGCGGTATTTCCGGGGCCGGGTCCTGGACGTCGGATGCGGGCTGTCGCTCTTCACCCAGATCCCCGAAGCCTGGAATTTTTCCGTCGTGGCCGGCGATCTCGTCCCCGCCCAGGTCAAGGCCCGCAAGACCGAGCGGCCGGATCTGACCTGGGCAGTCTTCGACGCGGCAGTTCTGCCTTTTCGGAGCGCCTCCTTCGACGGCTTGTTTGCAGGCGAGATCCTGGAGCATCTGGCCGATCCCGAGGCGGGCCTGCGGGAATGGAACCGCGTCCTCAAGCCGGGTGGAGTCCTCATTGTCACGACGCCCAACCGCGGACGCCGGATCAACCGGCTGAACGGCGACGACTGGCCCTACAGCCCCGACCACCTGCGCGAGTTCGCCTTCGAGGAGCTCAACGGCGGCCTCCTGCCGGCGGCCGGCTTCCGGCCGTTCCGGAAGAAAGGCATCTATCTCGAGCGCGATACCCGGCGGGCCCAGTGGTGGTGGGAGGATCATCTCCAACGCGAGGGCAACATCCCGGCCAACCTGCCGCGGATGAAAAAGCTGTATCGGCGGGGCTATTGGTTCCCGCGGCGATCCCTGGATCTGCTGACCGCGGCCAGGAAGGTCCGCGGCTTATAAGCCTTCGCGCCATGGCCGACGACATCCGCTACGATCCTGCCTTCTTCGCCCGGCTCTATGCCTTGGAGGCCCGAAGCTTCTGGTTCCGGGCCCGCAACGCCCTCATCATCCGGACTCTGGTTAAACATTTTCCCGAGGCCGTCGACTTCGCGGAGATCGGCTGCGGGACGGGATTTATCCTGGAGGGCCTGGCGGCGCGCCGGCCCGGCCTGCGCCTGACGGGGACCGAGATTTATCCCAAGGCGATTGTTTTCGCCGGAGGCAGAGTCCCCGGGGCTCGCTTCGTCGCGGCCGACGCCAGGAGCCTTCCTTTCGGGGCCGACTTCGACGCCGTGGGCGCCTTCGATGTGCTGGAACATATCCCGGAGGACAAAGCGGCGCTGGCCGAGATGCGGCGCGTCCTGCGGCCCGGCGGGGGCCTGCTCCTGACGGTTCCCCAGCATCCCGGGCTTTGGAGCCAAGCCGATACGGCCGCGGGCCACGTCCGCCGCTACACCCGGCGGGAATTGCGGCGCATGGTGGAAGCGGCCGGATTCGATATGGTTGCGATGACGGGATTCGTCAGCCTGCTTTTCCCCGTCATGGCCGCCGCCCGTCTGACGGGCGGACGCCGTCCCGGGGCCGACCCCTTGGCCGGATTGACGCCGCCGCGACCGATCAACGCCGCATTTGCGGCGCTGATGGGTTTGGAACGGGGATTGATCCGGGCGGGCGTCCGTTTCCCCTTCGGAGGCTCGCTCCTCTTGGCCGCCAGGCGGGCGCTGTGACATAATGGCGGGACTATGAAGGATCTTCCGAACATTCCCTTCAATCGGGCCGGCCTGGCGGGGCGGGAGCTGGACTACATGCGCCAGGCCCTTGAGCTTGGGCATATTTCCGGCGACGGGATCTTTACCAAGCGCTGTCATGCCCTGCTCGAAAAGGAGCTGGGCGTCGGCAAAGCCCTCCTGACCACCTCCTGCACGCACGCCCTGGAGATGTCCGCCCTCCTCCTCGGCCTCCAGCCCGGGGACGAGATCGTTGTCCCGCCCTTCGCTTTCGTCACGACCGTCAACGCCTATGTCCTGCGGGGCGCCCGGCCCGCTTTCGTCGATATCCGGCCCGACACCCTGAACATGGACGAGACCAAGATCGAAGCGGCCGTGACCGGCCGGACCAAGGCCCTCATCCCGCTCCACTACGCGGGCGTCGCCTGCGAAATGGGCGCGATCATGGATATCGCGCTCCGCCGCGGCCTCGCCGTGGTCGAGGACAACGCCCACGGACTGTTCGGCCGCTACAAGGGCCGGATGCTGGGAACGTTCGGGTCCATGGCCACCTTGAGCTTCCACGAGACCAAGAATCTCACTTGCGGGGAGGGCGGGGCGCTTCTCCTCAACGATCCGGGCCTCTACGAGCGGGCCGAGATCGTTCGCGAGAAGGGCACCGATCGGTCCAAGTTCTTCCGCGGCCAGATCGACAAATACACTTGGGTCGACCTGGGTTCGAGCTACCTGCCGGCCGACCTCCTGGCCGCGTTCCTGCTGGCCCAGCTCGAGGAAGCCAGGGCCATCCAGGCCCGCCGTCAGTCGATCTGGATCGGCTACCGCGACCGCCTCGCGGCTTGGGCCGGCCGGGTCGGCGTAAGCCTGCCCGTCATCCCGGCTGATTGCGAGTCCAGCTTCCATCTTTTCCATATTCTGCTGCCGACTCCGGAGAAGAGAGACGCTTTGATGAACGAGCTCAAGCGGCGGGGCATCCTGGCCGTTTTTCATTACCTGCCGCT
The sequence above is a segment of the Candidatus Aminicenantes bacterium genome. Coding sequences within it:
- a CDS encoding SGNH/GDSL hydrolase family protein, with translation MSETVKAKSHLFLFQFLTPLFVIFVLALLAEIGLRLAGYNPLKPLHQGDGSHAYYLRQSDDSALRYELNPGFRGRLFQAGIGMRINALGMRGREIGPDKDGKFRIALLGDSITFAKDLEEREIFPVRLENRLLETNPSVEVLNMGVEGYDTLEEVEHLKRAGLALKPDIVVVDFCLNDIGITHADISYLNFYLRPRLPLWTRSRLAVWVASKVRRVQLQQRMQKELLTLDGFAEHEQGLYPQVPTDDFLESQFRLIDESQRLFDASGPEAHRRAVAEKSGSLWLNQYRSLHNLGKIRFSFGELKALAEKGRFKVLVAILPFFYRVDGRYIEGPAHAIIRREAERAGFKAVDLYDTFAAEGLESMTTDSVHLNEKGHAVMAKALAEALRDWLPAAVPPGR
- a CDS encoding class I SAM-dependent methyltransferase, whose amino-acid sequence is MIRITPDAKAYVLERLSGRGGVCVHIEEGDLEVLSIDIYSFQPPTHPEFHLGWWSYRLGPGDHVLEIAFDFASIHERSVRVFMGGAELTPEGMWFNPDYRVTPLQDLRFAFWRGPELAHLWRHLVKVKDPGVLTRFASRQFDQELYSPRDTFLDQLYHFKLGILRRWFKRYFRGRVLDVGCGLSLFTQIPEAWNFSVVAGDLVPAQVKARKTERPDLTWAVFDAAVLPFRSASFDGLFAGEILEHLADPEAGLREWNRVLKPGGVLIVTTPNRGRRINRLNGDDWPYSPDHLREFAFEELNGGLLPAAGFRPFRKKGIYLERDTRRAQWWWEDHLQREGNIPANLPRMKKLYRRGYWFPRRSLDLLTAARKVRGL
- a CDS encoding class I SAM-dependent methyltransferase, giving the protein MADDIRYDPAFFARLYALEARSFWFRARNALIIRTLVKHFPEAVDFAEIGCGTGFILEGLAARRPGLRLTGTEIYPKAIVFAGGRVPGARFVAADARSLPFGADFDAVGAFDVLEHIPEDKAALAEMRRVLRPGGGLLLTVPQHPGLWSQADTAAGHVRRYTRRELRRMVEAAGFDMVAMTGFVSLLFPVMAAARLTGGRRPGADPLAGLTPPRPINAAFAALMGLERGLIRAGVRFPFGGSLLLAARRAL
- the rffA gene encoding dTDP-4-amino-4,6-dideoxygalactose transaminase, with amino-acid sequence MKDLPNIPFNRAGLAGRELDYMRQALELGHISGDGIFTKRCHALLEKELGVGKALLTTSCTHALEMSALLLGLQPGDEIVVPPFAFVTTVNAYVLRGARPAFVDIRPDTLNMDETKIEAAVTGRTKALIPLHYAGVACEMGAIMDIALRRGLAVVEDNAHGLFGRYKGRMLGTFGSMATLSFHETKNLTCGEGGALLLNDPGLYERAEIVREKGTDRSKFFRGQIDKYTWVDLGSSYLPADLLAAFLLAQLEEARAIQARRQSIWIGYRDRLAAWAGRVGVSLPVIPADCESSFHLFHILLPTPEKRDALMNELKRRGILAVFHYLPL